In Carassius auratus strain Wakin chromosome 46, ASM336829v1, whole genome shotgun sequence, the following proteins share a genomic window:
- the LOC113064087 gene encoding WD repeat-containing protein 34-like → MFTDETLDIIGAESTWRKSHQQTQESRSCQTLPVDTAEVETQARDVSDNSTQTQDQISQALSIDRDISDFPGLLDFLHKVEDIVIKELVKNSKSHAFDGFRVNWEDQTESVSCMYRLQHVEAQERGLQVTGVSWNCTGSVIGCGFGRVDDGDWSNEKAYVCTWNLDRQNLNPKRPDMIIDVPTPVMCLCFHPVRPSVVAGGLYSGEVVVWDTSRSQDLILAQTGMSADTHREPVFQVSWVPGARRGEFMVLSAGSGGRVLLWTVDGAEAKLILSSGYALVQQQVPQCGAASRTRGSTTIGVTSVALSPWDLDTFLVGSEGGLVLKCSFSSETVSAVPPDGESVTLRAPVQFSFSPLGGPVHSVHFSPFHRNLFVSVGTDGLAHLHTVLQPRPLLSLRVSDSYVFGVRWSPTRPLVFAAATGQGLVQMFDLGRRSLRPAATVDQNTSGQPTYCLEFNPKHTNLMAVGNADGSVNIWQLSAELTEQGAKETAVLEQLANEVVD, encoded by the exons ATGTTCACGGATGAAACTCTTGACATAATTGGTGCCGAGTCGACATGGAGAAAGTCACATCAGCAAACACAAGAATCA AGAAGCTGTCAAACTCTTCCAGTTGACACAGCAGAGGTTGAAACACAAGCCAGAGATGTGTCAGACAACAGCACCCAGACACAAGACCAGATCAGTCAAGCACTCTCTATAGATCGAGACATATCGGACTTTCCTGGTTTGCTGGACTTCTTGCATAAAGTTGAAGACATAGTTATCAAAGAACTGGTGAAAAACTCCAAGAGCCATGCTTTCGATGGGTTTCGAGTGAACTGGGAGGATCAGACCGAGTCG GTGTCTTGCATGTACCGTCTTCAGCATGTTGAGGCTCAGGAAAGGGGTCTGCAAGTCACCGGCGTGTCCTGGAACTGCACCGGCTCGGTCATAGGCTGTGGATTCGGCCG TGTGGATGATGGTGATTGGAGCAATGAGAAGGCTTATGTGTGCACATGGAACCTGGACCGGCAGAACCTGAACCCAAAGCGGCCGGATATGATCATAGATGTGCCCACTCCAGTCATGTGTCTGTGCTTCCATCCTGTCAGACCGTCCGTGGTTGCTG GGGGGCTGTACAGTGGTGAGGTGGTGGTCTGGGACACCAGCCGCTCACAGGACCTCATTCTGGCTCAGACGGGAATGTCTGCAGATACCCACCGTGAACCAGTTTTTCAG GTCAGCTGGGTCCCAGGAGCTCGCAGAGGGGAGTTTATGGTACTGAGCGCCGGTTCAGGAGGAAGAGTTCTGTTGTGGACTGTTGATGGAGCTGAAGCCAAACTCATCTTGAGTTCTGGATATGCCCTTGTTCAACAGCAGGTGCCTCAGTGTGGAGCAGCAAGCAGG ACCCGAGGTAGTACCACTATAGGAGTAACCTCTGTTGCACTTTCCCCGTGGGACCTGGACACATTCCTGGTGGGCTCAGAGGGAGGCCTTGTGCTCAAATGCTCCTTCAGCAGTGAGACAGTGTCAGCAGTGCCCCCTGATGGTGAGAGCGTGACACTGCGGGCCCCCGTGCAATTCTCTTTCTCACCGCTGGGGGGCCCTGTACACTCAGTTCACTTCTCACCGTTCCATAG GAATCTGTTTGTAAGCGTCGGCACAGATGGTTTGGCTCACCTGCACACTGTGCTCCAGCCCCGTCCCCTGCTGTCTCTACGGGTGTCCGATTCATACGTGTTTGGGGTGAGGTGGTCACCTACACGCCCTCTAGTCTTTGCTGCAGCCACAGGACAGG GTTTGGTCCAGATGTTTGATTTGGGTCGGAGGTCTTTAAGGCCAGCTGCCACAGTTGACCAGAACACAAGTGGTCAGCCAACATATTGTCTGGAGTTCAACCCCAAACACACAAATCTGATGGCAGTGGGTAATGCAGATGGTAGCGTCAACATCTGGCAGCTCAGCGCCGAGTTAACAGAACAAGGTGCCAAGGAGACGGCAGTGCTAGAACAGTTGGCCAATGAGGTGGTGGACTGA
- the LOC113064088 gene encoding protein SET isoform X1 produces the protein MSASSAKVSRKEQNSNHDGADETSEKEQQEAIEHIDEVQNEIDRLNEQASEEILKVEQKYNKLRQPFFQKRSELIAKIPNFWVTTFVNHPQVSALLGEEDEEALHYLTRVEVTEFEDIKSGYRIDFYFDENPYFENKVLSKEFHLNESGDPSSKSTEIKWKAGKDLTKRTGQTQTKAGKKRQHEEPESFFTWFTDHSDAGADELGEVIKDDIWPNPLQYYLVPDMDDEEGEGEEEDDEEEEGLEDIDEEGDEEEGEEDEEEDDGEDGEDDGEDD, from the exons ATGTCGGCGTCGTCGGCGAAAGTGAGCCGAAAGGAGCAGAACTCGAATCACGACGGAGCGGACGAGACCTCGG AAAAAGAGCAACAGGAGGCAATTGAACACATTGATGAAGTACAGAATGAAATTGACAG ATTGAATGAGCAGGCGAGTGAGGAAATCTTAAAAGTAGAGCAGAAGTACAATAAGCTACGTCAGCCGttcttccagaagagatcagaactTATAGCCAAAATTCCAAACTTCTGGGTCACAACATTCGTCAACCATCCACAAG TCTCAGCCTTGCTCGGTGAGGAGGATGAAGAAGCACTTCATTACCTGACCAGGGTGGAGGTCACAGAGTTTGAGGACATCAAATCAGGTTACAGAATAGATTTT TACTTTGATGAAAATCCATACTTTGAAAACAAAGTCCTCTCAAAAGAGTTCCACTTGAATGAGAGTGGTGACCCATCTTCAAAATCCACTGAAATCAAATGGAAGGCTGGAAAG GACCTGACGAAGCGTACTGGACAGACACAGACCAAGGCAGGGAAGAAAAGGCAACATGAAGAGCCAGAGAGTTTCTTCACCTGGTTCACCGATCACTCCGATGCAGGGGCTGATGAACTCGGAGAGGTCATTAAAGATGACATCTGGCCCAACCCTCTGCAGTACTACCtg gttcCTGATATGGATGACGAAGAGGGTGAAGgcgaggaggaagatgatgaggaagaggagggttTGGAGGACATTGATGAAGAAGGGGAtgaggaagagggagaggaagatgaagaggaggatgatggAGAAGATGGTGAG GATGATGGGGAGGATGACTAA
- the LOC113064088 gene encoding protein SET isoform X2: MSASSAKVSRKEQNSNHDGADETSEKEQQEAIEHIDEVQNEIDRLNEQASEEILKVEQKYNKLRQPFFQKRSELIAKIPNFWVTTFVNHPQVSALLGEEDEEALHYLTRVEVTEFEDIKSGYRIDFYFDENPYFENKVLSKEFHLNESGDPSSKSTEIKWKAGKDLTKRTGQTQTKAGKKRQHEEPESFFTWFTDHSDAGADELGEVIKDDIWPNPLQYYLVPDMDDEEGEGEEEDDEEEEGLEDIDEEGDEEEGEEDEEEDDGEDG, encoded by the exons ATGTCGGCGTCGTCGGCGAAAGTGAGCCGAAAGGAGCAGAACTCGAATCACGACGGAGCGGACGAGACCTCGG AAAAAGAGCAACAGGAGGCAATTGAACACATTGATGAAGTACAGAATGAAATTGACAG ATTGAATGAGCAGGCGAGTGAGGAAATCTTAAAAGTAGAGCAGAAGTACAATAAGCTACGTCAGCCGttcttccagaagagatcagaactTATAGCCAAAATTCCAAACTTCTGGGTCACAACATTCGTCAACCATCCACAAG TCTCAGCCTTGCTCGGTGAGGAGGATGAAGAAGCACTTCATTACCTGACCAGGGTGGAGGTCACAGAGTTTGAGGACATCAAATCAGGTTACAGAATAGATTTT TACTTTGATGAAAATCCATACTTTGAAAACAAAGTCCTCTCAAAAGAGTTCCACTTGAATGAGAGTGGTGACCCATCTTCAAAATCCACTGAAATCAAATGGAAGGCTGGAAAG GACCTGACGAAGCGTACTGGACAGACACAGACCAAGGCAGGGAAGAAAAGGCAACATGAAGAGCCAGAGAGTTTCTTCACCTGGTTCACCGATCACTCCGATGCAGGGGCTGATGAACTCGGAGAGGTCATTAAAGATGACATCTGGCCCAACCCTCTGCAGTACTACCtg gttcCTGATATGGATGACGAAGAGGGTGAAGgcgaggaggaagatgatgaggaagaggagggttTGGAGGACATTGATGAAGAAGGGGAtgaggaagagggagaggaagatgaagaggaggatgatggAGAAGATG GATGA